Below is a window of Leptospira sp. WS58.C1 DNA.
GAGTAATCGTCCACGAACAGATTTTCCGCCTGTAATAATTCGAATGGAAGAGTTACTTCCGCTTGGACCACAAGTAATTCTAAGGTCAAAAAAGAAAGTCCCAGGATTAACGGAATGTATACCGTTCCGAGGCCTCCTTGTATCAGTAAAAAATTATAAAATCCGTGAAGTATTATCAAAAAGGAAAATGTGAAGATGAGATCCAGGCCGGAAAGATTTCCTTTTCTAGATTGCAGGAATTTTAAAATAAAAAATCCTAATATACCTCCCGAAAAGGTATGCAATGGCAAGGAAGTTCCCGATCTAAGTAAACCTTGCCAAAAATCCAGTCGAAAAGAATAAAATACGTTTTCTATACAACCGAAAGAAGCGCCTAAGGTCAGACCGAAATACAATCCGTCCGCAAGGTTGGAGGAATTTTTTACCTGTTTTAAGAATAGAAAGATCAGAATTGCTTTGGAAGTTTCTTCCGGAATGGCTCCTACGAGCATTGCCTTGGAGAATGCGGAATAATTTTCGAATAAGTCGAATACTCCTACTTCCCAGGCAAGAGCGATCCCGGTTGCGATCATTCCGTAAAAGAACGCAAATGTTGTGAATGTGTTTCCTTGTCCTGAATAATAGGTTTTACGGTAAAAATCCCAATAAAACCAAGCTGCAAGGATTGCAGAGATCGGTTTGCCTAAAAAGATCCAGTTTTCCATTCGCTTTAATAAAAAAGGCGTCGCCTGACAATTTTAAGCGACGCCTTTTAATCCGCAACTTTTGTAAGCGGGGGTTCTTGTTCTATGCGGTTAAAGTTTGTTTTTTTCTCAGGAAATAAACCGCAATTCCGCCTGCGATGACTAGTCCCATTGCATAGAAGATCGCGAATTTTTTCACGGAGAGGAACAGATAACCGAGTAGGCTGCTATCACTTGGGACAGGGAATACTTTGGATTCGTTGGTCACATCGAAATACCAAGTTTTATATTCTTTTCCGCCGGAAGACACCCAAAGATTGAACTCAGAATATCCCGACTCGGAAGCCTTTCTGATATCATATTTTTCATAAGGATATTTCCAAGCGCCTGGGACCAAAATTGCCCAAGGGAATCCTGTGCTGTCCAGATATTTGTCAGTTCCGTTATTGTTCTTATACAATCCAGGGAAATGGATCTCTTGTTTTGTATTGAGAACATACGCATACAAGTCGTACGGGAAGGATCCCAGTTTGGCTCTTTCAACAGGAGCGTTGAATACGATCTCCACTGTTGCGATAAAACCTGGTTTGAATACATCCCCAGGGTGAACGTTCTGACCTCTAATTGTCTTGTTCGAGTCATCAAAGATCTGGTAACCTGATTTCAA
It encodes the following:
- a CDS encoding PrsW family glutamic-type intramembrane protease; this encodes MENWIFLGKPISAILAAWFYWDFYRKTYYSGQGNTFTTFAFFYGMIATGIALAWEVGVFDLFENYSAFSKAMLVGAIPEETSKAILIFLFLKQVKNSSNLADGLYFGLTLGASFGCIENVFYSFRLDFWQGLLRSGTSLPLHTFSGGILGFFILKFLQSRKGNLSGLDLIFTFSFLIILHGFYNFLLIQGGLGTVYIPLILGLSFLTLELLVVQAEVTLPFELLQAENLFVDDYSMIRKFSRYDSWLRAAQSKESIKEIPLLRDLSTIRSFISVILFGVPIFCLNFYLFVPEWIPYYLANISSLEFITLFMEYPTWLGFLFLLRGMINPSFFRERILKIPLFLSVNLGPQGDEEPSLAYSLSRKGFYSPVIREPELDRETTVSFYIAGKNFEKIPVVPVWKNFRPEDPSHESGALYRFPKIPWRLLAWRWFIRIKQQYRNTLDAFSKTRT